One genomic segment of Hordeum vulgare subsp. vulgare chromosome 2H, MorexV3_pseudomolecules_assembly, whole genome shotgun sequence includes these proteins:
- the LOC123428544 gene encoding receptor homology region, transmembrane domain- and RING domain-containing protein 1-like isoform X2 yields the protein MKSTRGAMLSPLCLCAVVCLMAQIGAANVVLMGNNLTLSFDDVEANFSPVVKGSGINGLVYTAEPLNACSALTSKAVEGPPSPFALVIRGGCTFDEKVKNVQDAGFKAAIVYDNENSGVLVSMAGSSSSIHIYAVFVSKVSGEVLKKYSGRTDVEVWIIPTFENSAWSIMAISFISLLAMSAVLATCFFVRRHRIRRDRPRNLDSREFHGMSSQLVKAMPSLIFTKVQEDNCTSSMCAICLEDYTVGEQIRVLPCRHKFHAACVDMWLTSWRSFCPVCKRDAGAGMTGPPASETTPLFASAVHLPSPSSSFRSSVGASPPRPISRRPSSQSISRIYSASGTPHSPNTQRPYRNSSAMSISRSTADLANMSSPYLRTSLLRGGSTHSLVGNHLSPPVNISYAYAPPQMYNSGYASPSPHAGSSYISNSGYGSSSGYYLGSSSQHRSSAYLRRCGESGPSLCTMAPQSPQQQQSQLLQHGGDSDASLNLAGASSAQSFRQSYLRHCGESDVSLSAMASSGQSLPGC from the exons ATGAAGAGTACTCGAGGAGCAATGTTATCTCCCCTCTGTCTCTGTGCAGTGGTTTGCCTCATGGCTCAGATAGGAGCTGCCAATGTAGTTTTGATGGGGAATAATCTTACATTGTCGTTCGACGACGTTGAGGCAAACTTTT CTCCGGTAGTAAAAGGGTCAGGTATTAATGGCTTAGTTTATACGGCCGAACCTTTGAATGCCTGCAGTGCATTGACAAGCAAGGCAGTCGAGGGTCCACCGTCTCCGTTTGCCCTGGTTATAAGAGGTGGCTGCACATTTGATGAGAAAGTGAAAAACGTGCAGGATGCTGGATTCAAAGCTGCAATAGTTTATGACAATGAAAATAGTGGAGTTTTGGTTTCAA TGGCTGGAAGCTCAAGCAGTATCCATATATACGCCGTGTTCGTCTCAAAGGTCTCAGGGGAGGTGCTGAAGAAGTATTCAGGCCGTACTGATGTGGAGGTGTGGATAATACCAACATTCGAGAACTCGGCCTGGTCGATCATGGCGATTTCATTCATATCACTGCTCGCCATGTCTGCTGTTTTAGCTACCTGTTTCTTTGTGAGAAGACATCGAATAAGGCGGGACCGGCCTAGAAATCTAGATTCCCGAGAATTCCATGGGATGAGCAGTCAATTAGTTAAGGCGATGCCAAGCCTTATTTTTACCAAAGTGCAAGAGGACAACTGCACGTCGTCGATGTGTGCCATTTGCTTGGAGGACTACACTGTCGGGGAACAGATAAGGGTGCTGCCTTGCCGTCACA AGTTCCATGCAGCTTGTGTGGACATGTGGCTCACATCCTGGAGATCATTCTGCCCGGTGTGCAAGCGAGATGCAGGCGCTGGAATGACAGGCCCACCTGCCTCGGAGACCACCCCATTGTTTGCTTCCGCAGTTCACTTGCCTTCTCCGTCATCCTCATTCCGTTCGAGCGTGGGAGCATCTCCTCCCAGACCAATAAGCCGGCGTCCTTCGTCGCAGTCCATATCTCGGATCTACTCTGCTTCCGGCACCCCACACTCTCCCAACACCCAAAGACCTTACAGAAACTCATCAGCCATGAGCATAAGCAGAAGCACCGCAGACCTTGCAAACATGTCTTCACCCTACCTCCGCACGTCGCTCCTCCGCGGAGGCTCAACACACTCCCTGGTCGGTAACCACCTATCTCCACCAGTGAACATAAGTTATGCTTATGCCCCACCGCAGATGTACAATTCCGGCTACGCGTCGCCCAGCCCGCACGCCGGTTCTTCGTACATCTCCAACTCTGGGTACGGATCCTCATCGGGCTACTACCTGGGCTCGTCCAGCCAGCACCGGTCTTCGGCGTACCTGAGGCGCTGTGGGGAGTCGGGGCCAAGCCTGTGTACCATGGCCCCTCAGTCACCACAGCAGCAGCAGTCCCAGCTGTTGCAGCACGGCGGCGACTCAGACGCGAGCCTGAACCTGGCGGGCGCTTCGTCGGCCCAGTCCTTCCGGCAGTCCTACCTGCGGCACTGCGGTGAGTCGGACGTGAGCCTGTCCGCCATGGCGTCGTCGGGCCAGTCGCTGCCAGGATGTTGA
- the LOC123428546 gene encoding uncharacterized protein LOC123428546 has product MSDDLGHHPTGPPSPASGSTSFSSFRLAFLGEAAAVVARRLLGGVPAISRLESTPAQAAPRWPEWVWREVGDGDSRSSSWSEYPPESYNGDLCPAGFGGCVGT; this is encoded by the coding sequence ATGAGTGACGACCTTGGACACCACCCTACAGGACCTCCTTCTCCAGCCTCCGGATCGACCTCCTTCTCCAGCTTCCGCCTCGCGTTCCTCGGCGAGGCCGCCGCGGTCGTCGCGCGCCGCCTCCTGGGAGGCGTCCCCGCCATCTCCAGGCTCGAATCCACGCCTGCCCAGGCCGCGCCCCGCTGGCCCGAGTGGGTGTGGCGGGAGGTCGGGGACGGGGACAGTAGGAGCAGTTCGTGGAGCGAATACCCGCCGGAAAGCTACAACGGCGACCTCTGTCCTGCCGGCTTCGGCGGCTGCGTCGGCACCTGA
- the LOC123428544 gene encoding receptor homology region, transmembrane domain- and RING domain-containing protein 1-like isoform X1, whose protein sequence is MKSTRGAMLSPLCLCAVVCLMAQIGAANVVLMGNNLTLSFDDVEANFSPVVKGSGINGLVYTAEPLNACSALTSKAVEGPPSPFALVIRGGCTFDEKVKNVQDAGFKAAIVYDNENSGVLVSSVTVAGSSSSIHIYAVFVSKVSGEVLKKYSGRTDVEVWIIPTFENSAWSIMAISFISLLAMSAVLATCFFVRRHRIRRDRPRNLDSREFHGMSSQLVKAMPSLIFTKVQEDNCTSSMCAICLEDYTVGEQIRVLPCRHKFHAACVDMWLTSWRSFCPVCKRDAGAGMTGPPASETTPLFASAVHLPSPSSSFRSSVGASPPRPISRRPSSQSISRIYSASGTPHSPNTQRPYRNSSAMSISRSTADLANMSSPYLRTSLLRGGSTHSLVGNHLSPPVNISYAYAPPQMYNSGYASPSPHAGSSYISNSGYGSSSGYYLGSSSQHRSSAYLRRCGESGPSLCTMAPQSPQQQQSQLLQHGGDSDASLNLAGASSAQSFRQSYLRHCGESDVSLSAMASSGQSLPGC, encoded by the exons ATGAAGAGTACTCGAGGAGCAATGTTATCTCCCCTCTGTCTCTGTGCAGTGGTTTGCCTCATGGCTCAGATAGGAGCTGCCAATGTAGTTTTGATGGGGAATAATCTTACATTGTCGTTCGACGACGTTGAGGCAAACTTTT CTCCGGTAGTAAAAGGGTCAGGTATTAATGGCTTAGTTTATACGGCCGAACCTTTGAATGCCTGCAGTGCATTGACAAGCAAGGCAGTCGAGGGTCCACCGTCTCCGTTTGCCCTGGTTATAAGAGGTGGCTGCACATTTGATGAGAAAGTGAAAAACGTGCAGGATGCTGGATTCAAAGCTGCAATAGTTTATGACAATGAAAATAGTGGAGTTTTGGTTTCAA GTGTAACAGTGGCTGGAAGCTCAAGCAGTATCCATATATACGCCGTGTTCGTCTCAAAGGTCTCAGGGGAGGTGCTGAAGAAGTATTCAGGCCGTACTGATGTGGAGGTGTGGATAATACCAACATTCGAGAACTCGGCCTGGTCGATCATGGCGATTTCATTCATATCACTGCTCGCCATGTCTGCTGTTTTAGCTACCTGTTTCTTTGTGAGAAGACATCGAATAAGGCGGGACCGGCCTAGAAATCTAGATTCCCGAGAATTCCATGGGATGAGCAGTCAATTAGTTAAGGCGATGCCAAGCCTTATTTTTACCAAAGTGCAAGAGGACAACTGCACGTCGTCGATGTGTGCCATTTGCTTGGAGGACTACACTGTCGGGGAACAGATAAGGGTGCTGCCTTGCCGTCACA AGTTCCATGCAGCTTGTGTGGACATGTGGCTCACATCCTGGAGATCATTCTGCCCGGTGTGCAAGCGAGATGCAGGCGCTGGAATGACAGGCCCACCTGCCTCGGAGACCACCCCATTGTTTGCTTCCGCAGTTCACTTGCCTTCTCCGTCATCCTCATTCCGTTCGAGCGTGGGAGCATCTCCTCCCAGACCAATAAGCCGGCGTCCTTCGTCGCAGTCCATATCTCGGATCTACTCTGCTTCCGGCACCCCACACTCTCCCAACACCCAAAGACCTTACAGAAACTCATCAGCCATGAGCATAAGCAGAAGCACCGCAGACCTTGCAAACATGTCTTCACCCTACCTCCGCACGTCGCTCCTCCGCGGAGGCTCAACACACTCCCTGGTCGGTAACCACCTATCTCCACCAGTGAACATAAGTTATGCTTATGCCCCACCGCAGATGTACAATTCCGGCTACGCGTCGCCCAGCCCGCACGCCGGTTCTTCGTACATCTCCAACTCTGGGTACGGATCCTCATCGGGCTACTACCTGGGCTCGTCCAGCCAGCACCGGTCTTCGGCGTACCTGAGGCGCTGTGGGGAGTCGGGGCCAAGCCTGTGTACCATGGCCCCTCAGTCACCACAGCAGCAGCAGTCCCAGCTGTTGCAGCACGGCGGCGACTCAGACGCGAGCCTGAACCTGGCGGGCGCTTCGTCGGCCCAGTCCTTCCGGCAGTCCTACCTGCGGCACTGCGGTGAGTCGGACGTGAGCCTGTCCGCCATGGCGTCGTCGGGCCAGTCGCTGCCAGGATGTTGA